AGTAACCTAAAGCATACCAGTGAGGTCAAAAACCTAGGACATGAAATGTGGCTTATCTcagttctgtttatttctttgcctGAGAAGACTTGAATCTTGTTAACTAAAAGTGTGTTATAGACTTTAAATAAACTAAGAAGGGGTGAAAATGAAGACAGGAAATCTTAATTTCTCCTGGTTTTGGTGATctattttacataaataaactTAATTGCAACAGGaaagaataatttgaaatgGCATGCTTTAGAACACTATATCTGTGCTGCTCTTTTTACATTCACTAATAAAGTAAGGCATATCTAAGGCAGAGTTCATCTTGTTTAGGCGAATTCATGTCACTTCATTGGAAAGAGGCTGGTCATACTCTAAAGTTGCCTGTTCCTCTCCACAGCTGTAAAAACAGCCAAGGACAACTAGCTCACACATCAATGCCTGACTTGTAGATGCATAGAATTAGGAGATATGCATCCTATTCTCATGTGGCAGTGCTTTAACTGTGAGTCTATGACCATTATTACCCTCTGGCTGAATCAATATCTACCCAAGCCAAACACTGGAGGAGGCCTCACAAAAAGAATTCTGTTTCACCATGCCCACTCCACTGCAATTTTTGTGACTGTAGATAGAATTGACTCATGTCCTTTCTCAAAGGTCCCAAATGGATAGGTTCCCACTTCAGGTTAAGCTTAGCGCAAACAAGAcatcttttctaaagaaaatataacaataTTTGGTGTTGTTTGATCTAATTTTTCAGCTCATTAtgcaaaccagaaaataaataacaagcaGATGTTTTTGGATGGATTTGGATTACATTGATAATGGAATTTTAATACAAGCATGttttaatattgatttaaaCAGTTTCATAAAGCCAATACCATTgtccaaacaaaagaaataaattagatttGGTCATGAGAAACTGACTGAagaatttacagtatttttgtcTAATGTCTGTTTTAGTTGCTCCTATTGATCATGTATATGGTACACTTGGTATTGTGGGAGCTACCTCCACTCAGCAGTATTCTGACATGTCAAAACTGAGAGAAGAGATTGAGGGACGAGGTTCATTCACTTTCTTTGCACCAAGCAATGAAGCATGGGAGCAATTAAGTTCagtaagtgtgtgtgtgtgtttgagcatgtgttttaagtatatttttctttcaggtaaTGTTTTAGATGCAATAAACTAGACTGGAATTGATGAGATTTTAGATATAAATGGACAATAGTTATAATACAGAAATGTACATGTAATGTGCATTACTGAAGCTAGAACATCtgagtttattttcagtaatactAATCAACAGTAATCATTTCTTATTTAAGCACTTGCATGTCAAATTTTAATCTTGTTAGTGTTAGCATAGTTTTGAGGAAAACAGGAATTCCAGCAATTACATAATGTAGAGTACAGTCATGTTTTGACAGTGACTCAGGTGTACTCCTTTTAGTAAtgtttttagttaaaataaacattgagCCAAAACACCTTCAATGACTTCTCTTTAAGACCTCTTGTCTTCCATTTGTGAGCAAGTCAAACCAAAGCATTATCTAAACAGAGCCAGACTGATAGATATTGAAGTCATATAGGAATTATCTGTCAACTATATTGAAAGTATATGTTAAGGTAAAGCAATATGTACATCTTTCTGAGTGGAAGAATGCTCTtgaaaaatctaattaaaatcctttcttcttcaggaaaTTCACAGGAATTTGGTTGACAATGTAAATATTGAATTATATAATGCTCTCCACCACCATATGGTAAACAAGCGCATGTTGACAAAAGATCTTAAGAATGGCATGACATTAGTGTCCATGTATAATGGCCAGAAATTGCTTATTAACCATTATCCTAATGGGGTAAGTCTCTTTACACAAGTTTTCTATAATATAATAATTCAGTTTTAGCCATTGtttgttcctttattttattctatagCTAAGAATATTGGTTTTGGAAAGATCAGCATCTAGCAAGTCAGTTGTCACcgataaaaaataattaaatagtctcttgaaaaaaatcagtttgctgTGCAAGGTAATCACCAAGAAAGAATTAATAAATatgtgctgtttgctgtttaaaaatcaaagttcaAATGAGAATGAACTTGCTCCATAGAAGACAAAGCCTTTCATAGTGAAAATATATCATCATCATAGCTCTGAAGGCAAAATTTGATAGTACTCTTTATCTATTtacaaaataacattaaattaGGTCTTTAATTAAATCAGATCTTTTATTTGAATTGGACTGCGTGGTAGAAGCATTTAAGATTGTAATGATACAGGTATCCATTACTTTCCAGAAagagtttcatttttataaatgttaaaaagctCCCAGTCATGTTACCCgtcttttcttaaaatgcatgAATATGTTTATGCTAGACTACAATTTACATCAGTAAAAACCAAATATGATCATCATATTAACCAGATATGGAAAGCAAGTCTGAAGAATAAGGATTGCAATgacaaataaaacatgaatatgAAATCAATGTAGCCTGCATTAATCTGCTGCTAGCTGAATGCTTTCCAGAAGAGTTCAGTCAGCCTCTTAAATCTTGCAAGGTTTTacttgatatttaaaataaaaccagaaagaacATCAGTGAACACATTATGTACAATACACGTATGGCCAGTCTGTAAGAATCCGATTCCAAGTGTATGATCAAGTGAATGTTTAATCATCTACTGCTTGATTCCTCAAACATAGGTTGTTACTGTTAACTGTGCCAGGGTCATCCATGGCAACCAGATTGCTACCAATGGTGTTGTTCATGTTATTGACCGCGTCCTGACTCCTATTGGAAATACCATTCAAGATTTCATTGAAGTAGAGGATGATCTTTCGTCTCTCAGAGTAAGTGGACAAAAATAGAAACACTTTTCTGGTCTtgtagtttcttctttttttctatttgtgtaTAAGGCCTGGAAGTAAGAAGAGTATTCaataacagagagagaaataaatcaaataaaggATTCCTACTAATACTGCAAAGCTAGCTATTTACGGAGAAAGTGTATTTTATGTAAGGAGCCCTCTTGTGTTCTTTTGTGGATCTTGTACCTCATCAATAGGACAGATCATGTCACTGTACCTAAAAAGTGTGCCCTTTCTTCAAGTAGTGAGGTAATGCAACATATGAGCATAAGTTGCAGTGTCTGGTGCTAGGTAGataagaataattttgaaatgcatcacagaaaatggtaaatcatattttttccagaatctGCTCATAGCAAGTTTCAGAACACCATGGaaaacatggatttttcttGCAGGGAGGAACCAGCTTACTTTCTGTCCAAGTGTCTAATTTATTCTTCTTCCAGAAGATGTGTCTTCTTAGCATAATAGGATTTCACACTGCACATTTAACAAAATATGTCATGGTTTTGCAAATAGCTTTtgttctcttcccttcttcatctcctcttaaaatacaaaactattttaaatgcagaggCATAAAGGTGGAAAAGACCACCTGAATTCTCTAAACCCAGTCCATTGCACTTCCAGGCAACCATATACAtttaattctttgaaaaaaCTGGGGCTAAAACAAGTCTTGTCTACTCTTCAGTTGAAAacaagagactttttttttttttttaattttcttctgcattctttCTTCTACGTGTTCTATGAGTTTAACTTCCATGAACTCTAAGCAAGACCTTTTCACCTAATCCTAGATGACATTTTACCTATTACTTTTTACTTACTTACGTACCGGCCTAActcagcttgaaaaaaaaactaacactttttttattattccaggtattattattttttattattccaactgtaacacattttttattattccaggTAGAAGTTAATTTTGTTGATAGACCATTGCGTTAATCTAATGTGTCAAAACCTACATGTTCAcgtttttcatttaaaaatttagaaaataataatttgtgcCCTGTTGTCAGTTCTATCAGAATATATTGACTAGTATGTGCTAATTTAAGGAGGGAATTCATCATATCAAGGTACATTTTTTcccacagaattattttttaattcatgttcGTCATTTCACTTTTAACACATCTTTCTATGACACCGTTCTCATTGTCACAGTAAAGAGCTCTAGGTACTAAGTGGAAACACATGAGAAGTTTTGTGCTAAATATTGCCTGTGAGCTCTCATGAATAACTCTGTAGGTTTCGGTGTAAACTCAATATTACTCTTAAAGAGCAAGATTTGACTACTTCAGAATTCTAAATTAAGGAATAAAAGGAGtgagctttttgtccattttttttgttttcctgtgtctACATGGCTAAGCTAATGCTTTAAATAACCAGCATTAATAACCAAATTTATCTTTTAGGCTGCTGCGATCACATCAGATGTCTTGGATACTCTTGGAAGGCCTGGTCATTACACACTCTTTGCTCCTACTAATGAAGCTTTTGAGAGTCTTCCAAGGGGAATCTTAGAGAGGATCATGGGTGACAAGGTGGCCTCTGAAGGTATGTAAACGTTTCTTGCAGAAGAAGAATACAGGTTAGTAAATCAGGATGTAGAAACCACATTATCCTTGTAGCTCTGAAATTCAGCACCTGTACTTTTACAGGAGGAGGAGTCATTTCTTCTGACTTTGTCAGTTACCTAATGattcaaattaaatgaaaatttactttCCAGAACATTTCAAAGGAAACTATGAAAATACAGGCACTCTAATGTCTCTAGCTGAACTTTGATGTTCAACTCCATAGTTCTAATAGAGATTCCTGCCTCTAGAAATGAAGAGCTATCTGAATTTGGGGGTTCATTTGTAACTTTCTCATGAGCAGCTTTTTCATACGGACCATTCAGAAATTGAAGGCTTCTTTATTGTGAATAAGTGAGTCTGAGATtatctcattttaaacaaaaatgcagaccACTCCTGCTTCCAGTTGTCCATCTTTCTTCTCatcagtaaatatttcaaattatgaACCTTCATCCAAATTAATTCTGCTGGGAATGAGTACATTTCAGTACTTAACATCCTGTTTGTTACTGAAGCAATATTCTTGTTGACTTCCTTGCAAGTAATACCTGCATTAGTACTGTAATATGGTGCCTTCTGTTGAGAACCTAGTAAGAGAGAATATGCCCAGGAAATCACAAGATTATCTGAAGAACCTAATTAACTTCATTAACTACATCAGTTGTTTAACGTTCCACAAAACCTGTATAtgaactatatatatatataatatgtatatggACTATATGTATCTAAACACCTATGTATgtaatttttgctcttttccctAAAGCTCTTGTGAAGttccatattttaaatactcttcAGTGCTCTGAAGCCATAATGGGTGGAGCTGTCTATGAAACCTTGGAAGGAAACACACTTGAAGTTGGCTGTGATGGTGAAACTCTGACTGTGAATGGAGTAAAGATGGTGAAACGCAAGGATATTGTGACAAGCAATGGCGTTATCCACCTCATTGATAAAGTGCTAATTCCTGATTCCGGTTAGTAATGTCCACGACAAACTTCTTAAACTGAAGATGTTTTCTGTGAGCTCCCCTGGATTCCCTCACATGTATTGCCAGTGATAAGGTTATGAAACCATGGAAAATCCAGatcaggaagagaaatacaagaagtattttaacacaccttttttctttatttgcagcCAAGCAGGTCATTGAGCTTGGGGGTGCCCAGCAGACTACTTTTACAGACCTGGTGGCACAGCTGGGACTGGCATCTTCTCTAAGACCAGAAGGCCAATACACTCTCCTGGCACCTCTGAATGGTGCTTTCTCAGGTTAGTAGAGTTGAAAGAGTATGCTCTGAACATCAAAATAAACGAGAAGAATATATGCTACTATGACAGTCTTCCAAATAAGACCCAGTACTTGTTCTAAGTCCTGAGGAAAATTAGTAATTGAGAATTAGAATGAATTATTTAATCCTTTCGAAATGCACACCGAgtagaaagacaaaacaaatgcaatcaTCAGactgcacagatttttttttagtggtacCATTTGTTGACAGAAATATTCTCACTAAAATAAGATACAAAATACACACAGGCAGGCTGTGGGAAAGGAAATGTGCTAGTGAATTGCCAGTTCTCTTAATCTTTACATTACTTACATAAATTCACAAGTTGGTTATTCTCACAAATTTTATACAAGGATATTGGTATTTTCTAGTACATTAAAGCAGGGAGAGACCGATACAAATATGCTTGGAACATATCTGCATATCTGCAGGAATGAGTACATGAACAGCCTGCTCTCCTCAATGATCTGTGTATTAACCACCCCCACAGTAGCAAATTTGGGAAGGATTTCAGGTGCACATTCAGAAAGAATAAGCTTCAGCAGTAATTCAGAAGTTGGAGCAGGCACACATCTggcattttatttctagtaATAATCAGGGCTGTGTCAAAAGATTGTTTCTAAATTTGAGAAAAGGCAATTTACAGAAACTgtttaacaattatttttttgtttacataGATCCTTGCAAGTCATTGGAAGTCACTCAAGCATGTCAATGAAATATCTAGTATTTCCATGGTCTTCTAATACAGATGTCCACAGTTAACCTTACTTGAATGAAAGTTCACTATATAAAtaactatatataaatatttaattgtcaTTGTAGATGACACCTTACAGATGGATCAGCGCCTTCTTAAAACAATCCTGCAGAATCACAttataaaagtgaaaattggGCTCAATGAACTATACAACGGACAAGAGCTGGAGACAATTGGAGGAAAACTGCTCAGAGTCTTTGTGTATCGCACAGTAAGTGAATGGGACATTTTAAACAATGTGTATTCTAACtatgaaaatgaagatgtataaaagaatgaaagacaAAGTTGAATGAACCTTTCAACATCTACCATTACCACTGTCAAGGAAAATTCTTTAAGCTtttaagttagaaaaaaaaaatgaaaatccaatCTTTGTTATGGGAATTTTGCATTTGGGAAAACAATACAAGATTCCGGATTTGTCACTCAATTAGTAATAAATTCATATAGTTTTTAGACCTAAGTAAAAGGAGGGAAACCAGAAAATCAAGTTTGGAAATCTTTGCATCCTGCTAACTTACTCCAGATTTTgatacttttgttttctcaagCAATAGCAGACTTCCTGTCAAGAACATAAAATTTGACTGTCAGAAATCcagataaatattatttttaaactcagGAGCCTGTTGGGAAATACACATCCATTTCATTCatcaaatatgtttaaatgtGTATCATTCTGTGAATAGATGCACTTAGGtgtctcttctcttttaatCAGGCTGTATGTGTTGAAAATTCATGCATGGTCAGAGGAAgtaaagaaggaaggaatggtTTTATTCACGTCTTCAGACAAATCATCAAGCCAGCAGAAAAAACATTGCATGAAATGCTGAGAAATGATAAGCGTTTTAGGTGAGTAGCACTGAGATTTTCCTACagatggaaatatatatatatatatataagcacaGCTGGTCTGAGAAATAGTTGTGGACCATGTTGGATTTTTGGGAtgcaagaagggcaagaaagaggtTATTAcctcaagaaaataaatacatgttcCTTACTGCTACATAGGCAAGAGAGGAGCAAGAGGTCACAAGGTATTGGATGACACATCCAGAGCTATAAATGCTTCAGAGTCTGAAGGCTTAATTAACCAGTAATACAATTCCATATTAGTGCAGCATGATCGCAGGCTGTATATATACTGTGTTCCCAGTGTGTACTTCTGTCCCATGCCTGCAAGTATGTCAGTCCCTCCAGAGAGAGCAACTACCATTGTCATCCTCCCTTTATCTCTTTGATCTGTAGGGTTTTTATTCCATGAATTCTTCTATGATCCAGGCTGAcaatggtttttatttttcaaatccttttttctcAGTCTGCTACTCTTAAGacagtctttctttttctcattttatctcctctactgtctttatttctggGAAACTGTAGGAGTGTTTGAAGATGGTTGTGCTTTCAGAACAAATGAGGGGACTAAGTGCCTGGATTTGAGAATAGCTACTACACGTCTACAGAATGTATTTgtggtttgtcttttttaaacagtgttttCCTCAGTCTGGTGAAAGCTGCAGATTTAGATGATGTTCTGTCACGGCCTGGAGAATGGACTCTGTTTGTTCCAACTAATGATGCCTTTAAAGGTTTGACCAATGATGATAAGGATATATTGATAAGTAAGTAACATACCAATACTACATGTATAAACAAGGGTGAAATTAATGGGAAAGGTAGCTAGTGTGTTTCTTAAACAAAAGATGTCTGATAAACCAGGTAACCTTCTGCAAAGAGCAGGTCATGGGATTTCCCTAAATTAATTCCTTCTTCAGTGATAGAGAAAGtatcttttggggaaaaaaactgaaataaaataaaataaaaaatccaaccTTAATTGAAATTTAACCTCATTTGTTGATTCCAAAGTGTAATTACCTTCCAAGTTAAAATCTGCATTCATTTAATTAACTTCAACTTCTATAACAACATTCAAGGTTACTTTAGATATATCAAACTGCAGAGTCCCAtcaaatttctgttcttcatgtAGATATTTATTGAGTTATTTATTGTAACCAtcacattataaaaatatgtagtaTTGAATTTCCATTCCTGtcctgtcctttcctttcctgtcttttgcCTTCTTTGCGTCCACCCAGTGATCTGTAGCATCACTTGTGCTACAAAAAAAGAtcctgaatatatatataaataccaaTTTACGCCATTACACCTTTAAGCTTTGGAATTGTGTAGATTTTTCACaacatttaacatttcatttttgcaaaagaAGGAATGCACACCGATAACTTGAAAGTCTCCTGCAGGATTTCCAACTAGAGGGTTAGACTGTGGCCACAacactataaatatttttagtttatttgaGGGTAATGTGAATCTGTCTTGTCGCACAGGTGTGGGAAGAGCTGTCACCTTGAATCCCACATCCAGAAAGttagtcacattttttttgcttctgctctgtTCAGACCAAAGTTCAAAGATATGAAGCCAAATCCCATGAATCCTTAATGGCTTCAAAGAGTCCATCTCAGAGCAGCTTCCCTAGCATAACTCAGCTCTACACAGACCTTAACTCACTAATGAGGCACTGTTAATTTGAATTCTCTCTTAGCCATATAAAGTTATGATTGTGGCATAGATTATCTTCCAGTGTGCTGTGTCTCTAGTCAACAATGGTAAATTAACAGATAACCTAAATGACCAACATTAGATAGCTATAAAATCAAATGAAGCTCATCTCAGGGTTGTGAACTGAAGTAACTAGATAAACACTATAGttcaatttttgtctttaagaCTCTCTTTTcttgagaaagaaacaaaagaaaatgagtttacCAGGCCTATTATTTTGTGTCTTCAGTTCATAACTTGATGTACCCTAGGCCTCTGTCATTTTGGATTATTTCTACAGTCCAGAATACAACTATATTTGATGTTCAGCTTTTCAAGGGCTTTTATGTACTGGCTTCTCCTATCATTGTGACACAGTTTCTACTTACTTTCTTTGGCAgctgaaattttgatttttaccctcctttttcttttaatgtcagATTGCTTTTTGGAATTTTACCCTAGCTTTCTTTTAAGacataatattatttttctctataaaaattaagcttttaaatatgtaatttttttccaaagaatttataaaaatatttatctgcaataaagataaaaaacaaaggtTATTTATAACCACTGGCCATTGTgacaaagaacaaaggaaatttGATTGTGAAACCAGCTTTTTCAAATGTCTGCATTTAGACTTTGTATATAACTTGATGCTGTCTATGAATAAACCAGTCATAAAAACTCAGCACTAATTTTAGTAGGTGAAAAGGATCATTTAACTGGACTTTATTAGTAAAGTGAATTGCACTGATATTAGcaatcaaaagcagaaaaggaaaatgttcacTGAGAGACACCAGAGAACAATTATAAccacacagtatttttattgcCATTTCATCAAGGTTGAAactcttggaaagaaaaatcaatgtcCACATGTAATACTAACAAAGAACATGCAATGGAATGTTCAATATTCCACATAATGACAAGaacttgtgttttaaaactgctCTGTTTGGTACCCTGTCTTCTGGTCAGTCTGTGGATATTCCTACAGCTCATCCAAGACTCTGAACCTCCATGGATGCAGAGCTCCAGGGAGCCCTGCCATGACTCTAACTTGGACTCCAGAATCCATTTGCCTTGTTAGTCCTTTTCTAGTCCTTTCTAGtggctttttcttccaaaataagaattaaaCCAAACTTTGAAATATAGAAATCACACTCACAATAGGGTTGTTTCCGCTTTCTCAACTTCTCTTCCTCTCACAGTTTGACTGCAAGAATAGTCAAGACCAGTATCCCAGATTAccttcttctgttcttcctgcaACTCTGTCCTGCCTGAGATGGGAAAATGTGTGTATAGAGAGAGTTGTCAGTTATCCCCATTCATCTCAGAAGGGAGTCGCCCAAGAGAATAGTCATATTAATTTCTCTGCCAGCAGTTAGCTATGGTTCCCTTTAATTGAAAGGATGTTAAGGTTGCAGTTTGTCTAGTAGCTTGGTGATACTTGATGCTGCAGACTGTTTAGTGGTCCTGAAATTATTGTGTTTACAGAGCATaattagaaaaagaatgaaaaattctgattagaggggaaagcaaagaaaagcaaataataccaaataataagaaaatgctGCTCTTTTATACAGTAGTTCTCATAACATGTTTATAATTATGTTGAGTCCCTTTTGGCATAAGATTATTAAAATTATGATAAcggggaaaaaagaaaaaagtttcaatatatatgtatttctgttAGTTTCATTCATACTATGCTTAATTCTGTCTCAAACCTATGGGAATCCTTAGTATTTCCCAAAAAGAACTAGTACAATTTAGTTTTTATgccttgctttatttatttatttaaactcaTTACTtgtattccttatttttctttttaaataggaGATAAAAATGCTCTCAGGAACATTCTCCTTTACCACTTGACACAAGGAGTTTTCATTGGAAGTGGCTTTGAGCCCGGTGTGACAAACATTCTTAAAACTATCCAAGGAGGGAAGCTCTACTTGAAAACAgttaagtgtttaaaaaagtATTCCTGACACAACCATGTAATGGAGATTTGACATTCAGTGCCTGCAATTTGATATTCTGTCTGCAGTTTGACATTGAAGAGTGGGATGCATATATCTGAAAGTGATATGAAGggtttcagtttgttttttaatgtctctGATAATGTGTTCTTTACCAGGTGAATGATACTCTTCTGGTTAATGAACTGAAATCAAGAGAATCTGATCTCATGGCAACTAATGGTGTCATTCATGTTATTGATAAACTTCTGTATCCAGCAGGTGGGTATTAGTTCGTGGAATTTACACACATTTCTGAATCTGTCCACGTGTTATGTAGGTACAAGGAATTTAAAAAGATACTTACTTTAAAGAGACAATTCCAATGTGaaataggaaacagaaaatgtacatCACTACTCATTTTATGCAATGCCTGAAACCATGGAAACTCTTAGAAATTTTGTGAAAGTCAAATACATGGAAGACAAGATGCTTAGggctattttttccccagtacagaagaatgtatatgtacacataaCACTCGTGTACACATACATGAGTGTGAGTTTGAGATGGTTTTACATTGCATTATCGCTGTAAGTGAAAGTAAAGTGAATACAGATGTATCTTTCCTCTTACatacctgtttcttttcttagatCTGCCTGTTGGAAATGATCAACTGCTCACAATCCTGAAGAAGCTGATCAAGTACATACAAATCAAGGtactttttaaatgatgatCCCATTGTCCTTTTGGCAAGGTCTATGAAACCATGTACATTATTCAAAAATGGTTCTTTGGCTCTCTGTTTCTTCAGCAGGCAACACATCTAGTAGCTCCCAGTTACCCAAGTGTAATTTGGATGATACACTGCACTCAACAGTTAGAACTTATATTTTTCAACACCACATAATTGTAGAACATTTGCATATGGGCAACTCCAGTGTGAACTGGCCTAAATCCACTCTTTGCT
This is a stretch of genomic DNA from Cygnus atratus isolate AKBS03 ecotype Queensland, Australia chromosome 1, CAtr_DNAZoo_HiC_assembly, whole genome shotgun sequence. It encodes these proteins:
- the POSTN gene encoding periostin isoform X9, giving the protein MKIFFLFTFSTIFLTSFEQASAFAHYDKILTHSRIRARDQGPNVCALQQVMGTKKKYFSTCRNWYQGAICGKKATVLYECCPGYMKMDGMRGCPAVAPIDHVYGTLGIVGATSTQQYSDMSKLREEIEGRGSFTFFAPSNEAWEQLSSEIHRNLVDNVNIELYNALHHHMVNKRMLTKDLKNGMTLVSMYNGQKLLINHYPNGVVTVNCARVIHGNQIATNGVVHVIDRVLTPIGNTIQDFIEVEDDLSSLRAAAITSDVLDTLGRPGHYTLFAPTNEAFESLPRGILERIMGDKVASEALVKFHILNTLQCSEAIMGGAVYETLEGNTLEVGCDGETLTVNGVKMVKRKDIVTSNGVIHLIDKVLIPDSAKQVIELGGAQQTTFTDLVAQLGLASSLRPEGQYTLLAPLNGAFSDDTLQMDQRLLKTILQNHIIKVKIGLNELYNGQELETIGGKLLRVFVYRTAVCVENSCMVRGSKEGRNGFIHVFRQIIKPAEKTLHEMLRNDKRFSVFLSLVKAADLDDVLSRPGEWTLFVPTNDAFKGLTNDDKDILIRDKNALRNILLYHLTQGVFIGSGFEPGVTNILKTIQGGKLYLKTVNDTLLVNELKSRESDLMATNGVIHVIDKLLYPADLPVGNDQLLTILKKLIKYIQIKFVRDSTFKEIPLTFYKINIIESNVQPIIRKEDPSITQLTKLIEGEPEFKIVREGETITKVIHGEPIIKTYTKIIDGRPVEVTEKKVTEERIIQGPEIKYTRITAGGSDNEEKLKKFLEEEAPVRKVQANKRTQGGSARRRTRLAYS
- the POSTN gene encoding periostin isoform X12, with translation MKIFFLFTFSTIFLTSFEQASAFAHYDKILTHSRIRARDQGPNVCALQQVMGTKKKYFSTCRNWYQGAICGKKATVLYECCPGYMKMDGMRGCPAVAPIDHVYGTLGIVGATSTQQYSDMSKLREEIEGRGSFTFFAPSNEAWEQLSSEIHRNLVDNVNIELYNALHHHMVNKRMLTKDLKNGMTLVSMYNGQKLLINHYPNGVVTVNCARVIHGNQIATNGVVHVIDRVLTPIGNTIQDFIEVEDDLSSLRAAAITSDVLDTLGRPGHYTLFAPTNEAFESLPRGILERIMGDKVASEALVKFHILNTLQCSEAIMGGAVYETLEGNTLEVGCDGETLTVNGVKMVKRKDIVTSNGVIHLIDKVLIPDSAKQVIELGGAQQTTFTDLVAQLGLASSLRPEGQYTLLAPLNGAFSDDTLQMDQRLLKTILQNHIIKVKIGLNELYNGQELETIGGKLLRVFVYRTAVCVENSCMVRGSKEGRNGFIHVFRQIIKPAEKTLHEMLRNDKRFSVFLSLVKAADLDDVLSRPGEWTLFVPTNDAFKGLTNDDKDILIRDKNALRNILLYHLTQGVFIGSGFEPGVTNILKTIQGGKLYLKTVNDTLLVNELKSRESDLMATNGVIHVIDKLLYPADLPVGNDQLLTILKKLIKYIQIKFVRDSTFKEIPLTFYNPSITQLTKLIEGEPEFKIVREGETITKVIHGEPIIKTYTKIIDGRPVEVTEKKVTEERIIQGPEIKYTRITAGGSDNEEKLKKFLEEEAPVRKVQANKRTQGGSARRRTRLAYS
- the POSTN gene encoding periostin isoform X6, producing MKIFFLFTFSTIFLTSFEQASAFAHYDKILTHSRIRARDQGPNVCALQQVMGTKKKYFSTCRNWYQGAICGKKATVLYECCPGYMKMDGMRGCPAVAPIDHVYGTLGIVGATSTQQYSDMSKLREEIEGRGSFTFFAPSNEAWEQLSSEIHRNLVDNVNIELYNALHHHMVNKRMLTKDLKNGMTLVSMYNGQKLLINHYPNGVVTVNCARVIHGNQIATNGVVHVIDRVLTPIGNTIQDFIEVEDDLSSLRAAAITSDVLDTLGRPGHYTLFAPTNEAFESLPRGILERIMGDKVASEALVKFHILNTLQCSEAIMGGAVYETLEGNTLEVGCDGETLTVNGVKMVKRKDIVTSNGVIHLIDKVLIPDSAKQVIELGGAQQTTFTDLVAQLGLASSLRPEGQYTLLAPLNGAFSDDTLQMDQRLLKTILQNHIIKVKIGLNELYNGQELETIGGKLLRVFVYRTAVCVENSCMVRGSKEGRNGFIHVFRQIIKPAEKTLHEMLRNDKRFSVFLSLVKAADLDDVLSRPGEWTLFVPTNDAFKGLTNDDKDILIRDKNALRNILLYHLTQGVFIGSGFEPGVTNILKTIQGGKLYLKTVNDTLLVNELKSRESDLMATNGVIHVIDKLLYPADLPVGNDQLLTILKKLIKYIQIKFVRDSTFKEIPLTFYNPSITQLTKLIEGEPEFKIVREGETITKVIHGEPIIKTYTKIIDGRPVEVTEKKVTEERIIQGPEIKYTRITAGGSDNEEKLKKFLEEEVTKVTKFIEGDGHLLEDEEIKRLLQGEAPVRKVQANKRTQGGSARRRTRLAYS
- the POSTN gene encoding periostin isoform X19, which codes for MKIFFLFTFSTIFLTSFEQASAFAHYDKILTHSRIRARDQGPNVCALQQVMGTKKKYFSTCRNWYQGAICGKKATVLYECCPGYMKMDGMRGCPAVAPIDHVYGTLGIVGATSTQQYSDMSKLREEIEGRGSFTFFAPSNEAWEQLSSEIHRNLVDNVNIELYNALHHHMVNKRMLTKDLKNGMTLVSMYNGQKLLINHYPNGVVTVNCARVIHGNQIATNGVVHVIDRVLTPIGNTIQDFIEVEDDLSSLRAAAITSDVLDTLGRPGHYTLFAPTNEAFESLPRGILERIMGDKVASEALVKFHILNTLQCSEAIMGGAVYETLEGNTLEVGCDGETLTVNGVKMVKRKDIVTSNGVIHLIDKVLIPDSAKQVIELGGAQQTTFTDLVAQLGLASSLRPEGQYTLLAPLNGAFSDDTLQMDQRLLKTILQNHIIKVKIGLNELYNGQELETIGGKLLRVFVYRTAVCVENSCMVRGSKEGRNGFIHVFRQIIKPAEKTLHEMLRNDKRFSVFLSLVKAADLDDVLSRPGEWTLFVPTNDAFKGLTNDDKDILIRDKNALRNILLYHLTQGVFIGSGFEPGVTNILKTIQGGKLYLKTVNDTLLVNELKSRESDLMATNGVIHVIDKLLYPADLPVGNDQLLTILKKLIKYIQIKFVRDSTFKEIPLTFYSPEIKYTRITAGGSDNEEKLKKFLEEEVTKVTKFIEGDGHLLEDEEIKRLLQGEAPVRKVQANKRTQGGSARRRTRLAYS